A single genomic interval of Zunongwangia sp. HGR-M22 harbors:
- a CDS encoding DUF4301 family protein — translation MKFNESDILQTQEKGLNTEEVNRQIEIFKRGNIKVDIQEAATIGNGISEISDEQRTEYIKDFEHKKDELDLLKFVPASGAATRMFKALHNFVDEFDPKEKDLRDYLDEKGDSSLQLFFNHIEKLPFYNEAITAAKKDNSSFDELSNDEQKKVIAENVLYEKGLGLSDLPKGLVPFHKYDNIVVTAFEEHLYEAAKYADSKGVVKSHFTVGQGDKEKFEAEFNKIKTRVEEKTGLKFEISYSYQDPKTDTIAVDDENAPFRTEEGKMFFRPGGHGALIDNLNQQNADLIFVKNIDNVVTWSNLGDVVDYKKMLAGKLLELKDKTFGLINKLQGNPSEEDSKEASEFLRKQLFVKSLKGSESASELLGKLDRPLRICGMVKNEGEPGGGPFLVKDEEGEISLQIIEGAQIDDNNPEQVKIVKESTHFNPVDIVCSVKQPDGSTYDLEKYVDPNMSFIANKTKDGKPLKALERPGLWNGAMAKWNTVFVEVPVTTFNPVKTVADLLKESHQTAE, via the coding sequence GTGAAATTTAACGAATCAGATATCCTGCAAACTCAGGAAAAAGGATTAAATACTGAAGAAGTAAATAGACAAATTGAAATTTTTAAGCGTGGAAATATTAAAGTTGATATTCAAGAAGCGGCAACAATAGGAAATGGAATTTCTGAAATCTCAGACGAGCAGCGGACTGAATATATAAAGGACTTTGAACACAAAAAGGATGAGCTAGATCTTTTAAAATTTGTTCCTGCATCTGGTGCAGCAACGAGAATGTTTAAAGCATTGCATAATTTTGTAGACGAGTTTGATCCTAAAGAAAAAGATTTACGGGATTATTTAGATGAAAAAGGGGATTCTAGCTTACAGTTATTTTTTAACCATATAGAAAAACTGCCTTTTTATAATGAGGCAATTACAGCAGCTAAAAAAGATAACAGCAGTTTTGACGAGCTTAGCAACGACGAGCAAAAGAAAGTGATAGCTGAAAATGTTTTATACGAAAAAGGTCTTGGACTAAGTGATCTTCCAAAAGGCTTGGTTCCATTTCATAAGTATGATAATATTGTTGTAACTGCTTTTGAAGAACATTTATATGAAGCAGCAAAATATGCCGACAGTAAAGGTGTAGTAAAATCACATTTTACAGTTGGGCAAGGTGATAAAGAAAAATTTGAAGCAGAGTTTAATAAGATTAAAACGAGAGTAGAAGAGAAAACAGGTTTAAAGTTTGAAATTTCTTACTCTTACCAAGATCCAAAAACAGATACGATCGCTGTTGATGACGAAAATGCGCCATTTAGAACAGAGGAGGGTAAAATGTTTTTCCGGCCAGGAGGTCATGGTGCGTTAATCGATAATTTGAATCAGCAGAATGCAGATCTAATTTTTGTAAAAAATATCGATAATGTAGTGACATGGTCTAACCTTGGCGATGTAGTTGATTACAAAAAAATGCTTGCAGGTAAGTTGTTAGAATTAAAAGACAAAACTTTCGGTTTAATAAATAAACTTCAGGGAAATCCTTCCGAAGAAGATTCAAAAGAAGCTTCAGAATTTTTGCGTAAGCAATTATTTGTTAAATCCCTAAAAGGATCTGAGTCGGCTTCAGAATTATTAGGGAAGCTAGATAGGCCGTTACGTATATGCGGTATGGTGAAAAATGAAGGAGAACCTGGTGGTGGTCCATTTTTGGTGAAAGATGAAGAAGGTGAGATTTCGCTTCAGATTATTGAAGGGGCGCAAATTGATGATAATAATCCAGAACAGGTGAAAATCGTTAAAGAATCTACACATTTTAACCCTGTGGATATTGTTTGTAGTGTAAAGCAACCAGATGGCAGTACTTATGATCTTGAGAAATATGTAGATCCTAACATGAGTTTTATTGCTAACAAAACTAAAGATGGTAAACCTTTAAAAGCCTTAGAACGTCCAGGATTATGGAATGGTGCAATGGCGAAATGGAATACTGTTTTTGTAGAAGTTCCTGTAACGACATTTAATCCAGTAAAGACAGTAGCAGACCTTTTAAAAGAAAGTCACCAGACGGCTGAATGA
- the arfB gene encoding alternative ribosome rescue aminoacyl-tRNA hydrolase ArfB — MINEEELIKELDFRAVKSSGPGGQHVNKTASKVELYFDIEKSQSLSEIQKERLIANFATRITKEKVFILQNGNSRSQHKNKDAVISQFLSMITSGTKAPKARKKTKPSKMAKLKRLRKKKIQSEKKQNRKNPLK, encoded by the coding sequence ATGATTAACGAAGAAGAATTAATAAAAGAACTCGACTTTAGAGCTGTAAAAAGTAGCGGTCCCGGTGGGCAGCACGTTAATAAAACAGCTTCTAAAGTCGAGTTATATTTTGATATAGAGAAATCTCAATCACTTTCAGAGATTCAGAAAGAGCGATTAATCGCAAACTTTGCAACCAGAATCACAAAAGAAAAGGTTTTTATTCTGCAAAACGGAAATTCCAGAAGTCAACATAAAAATAAGGACGCCGTAATAAGTCAATTCTTATCGATGATTACATCTGGAACAAAAGCACCCAAAGCGCGAAAGAAAACAAAACCAAGTAAAATGGCTAAACTGAAAAGGCTAAGAAAAAAGAAAATTCAGTCAGAAAAGAAACAAAATAGAAAAAATCCATTGAAATAG